Sequence from the Kribbella aluminosa genome:
TGGTGAAGGCGCTCGCCGACCGGTTGGCGGAGGCGTTCGCGGAGTGGATCCACCTGGAGGCGCGGCGGGCCTGGTTCGAGCCCGACGTACAGCCGGTGCTGGCGGACCTGCACGCGGAGCGGTTCCGCGGCATCCGGCCGGCCCTCGGGTACCCGGCGAGCCCGGACCACACCGAGAAGAAGGAGTTGTTCGACCTGCTCGAGGCGGAGGAGATCGGGCTCGGGCTGACCGAGTCGTACGCGATGACGCCGGCCGCAGCGGTCAGCGGGCTGATCTTCGCGCACCCGGCGGCGCGCTACTTCAGTGTCGGCCGCCTCGGTCGTGACCAGATCGAAGACTACGCAGTACGGCGCGGACTCCCGACGGACGAGGTTGAGCGCTGGCTTCGTCCGAACCTGGCGTACGACCCGGAGTAGGCGATCGGAGGGCCGGGTCCTTGGCCAGCTCGGCCGCACGGTCGTCGAAGGGTCCGGTCCGCCCGTCGGTGGTCGTACGGACGGCCGCTGCCAGCTTCCGCGTCGCGACGGTCGCCGGCGATTCCGGCGTACCGCTTCCGGGGTTGCGGGCGTCGACCGCGGACTTGAACTGCGTACGGAGCCGGTGGCCGAGGTGCATCCGTTCGTCGCGGGACAGCTTGTCGCCGCCGGGCAGCTTGGCGACCAGTGTGGCCCAGCGATCATCGGGCTTCATCCTGATCAGGTCGTCACAGGTATCGACGAAGTCGCCGGACGACGGCTCCTGGCCGTTCTGGCCGGCGATCTCCGTCAGCACGTCGCGGGTGGCATCGGCCGCCGGACCGCGGCCGGCGTAGTCGAAGTGCGGCGCCGGGACGTCGTCGGCGGACATCAGGCCTGCGGAATCGCTGTTCTGCCAGACGTACTGCAGTCGTTCCTGCGTCCAGACATCGGCCAGGCCTCCGTTGAGGTCGGCGTCCGCCTGGCCGACCGGGTGCATGTCGGCCAGCGGAGTCAGCAGTCCGGTCGCCTGGGACGTCACGTATCCGGTCGCCTCGACCAGGGTGTCCCAGCGTTCCTGCCGTTGCTCCGCGGTCCCTTGCTCCGCGGCCTGCTGCACCGCGTCGACGTGCTCGCGGAGCATGAACAGGTAGTACTGCAAGCCGTTGATCCCGGACTCGGACGTCGTCACGCTCGGCATCCGGTCCGTCTCGATGACCATGATCGAGCCGTCCCAGCGGGTGTTGGCGCGGTCGGGCCCGGCGATGTCGACGATCGACTCCGCCCACCTGCTCGCTGACGAACTGTCGGGAAGCAGCTCGGCCATGGTTCTCCTGCCCGATCTCACGGCGTAACGGCACCGGGCGGTACCACGCCAAGCCTAGGAGCGGGAGAGGGCCATTAGGCTGACGGCATGACTGTCAGGCCTGCGGTCCACGCTGACGCCTCCCTAGTGACGGGGCAGGACGCCGTACAGCAAGGTCCGCAGTCCGGCCGAGAGTGACGGCTCGAAGGCCATCCGGATCGCTTCCAGTGACGGATCGGCCTCGTAGGCGGCGAGGATGGCAGGGACGGGGTGGGAGTGACTCCAGATCGCACCGGCGAGCAGGCTGCCGGTGGCGATGAACTGGCCCGCCCCGTCCGTGCCCAGCTCCGGCATGACCGCGGCCACCGCTGCGATCATCCGCTCGTAACTGGCTGCCGCGGTGCGCTTGAACGCCAGCGCCGTCTCGGTGGTGATGTTCCGCTCCAGCACCGCCGCCTGCGCACTGATCAGGTCGCAGAGCACCGGCCGCTTCGTCAGCGTGCCGACGACGGCGGTGATCAGCTGCTCGGCGCGCTCGACCACCGGCAGCTCGGGTGACACGCCCCCGAGCGCCGCGGCCAGTTCCTCCACCCAGGCGGTGAGCTCGTTGCTCGTCAGCTCGAGCAGGACGGCCTCGCGGGAGTCGAAGTAGTTCAGCACGTTCGACTTCGCCAGGCCGACGCGCCGGCTCAGCTCGTTCAGGCTGAGGTCCGCGACCGGCATCTCGGTCAGCATCGCGGTCGCGGTGGCGAGGATCGCCCGCCGCCGCTCGGCCCGCTGCTCGGCGCTCCGGGCGCGCTGGAAGTTCATGTCGCACATTCTACAGACCGACGGTCTGTTGTTATCGGACCGCTGGTCTGATAGCGTCGAAGCCATAACAGACCATCAGTCTCTTATGGAGCGTGCAACATGTACGACGTCCCCGACCAGACCGGCAAACTCGCTGTCGTGACCGGCGCCAACAGCGGTACCGGCAAGGAAGCCGCCAAGCGCCTCGCCGCCGCCGGAGCCCGGGTGGTGATGGCGGTCCGCACCCCGGCCAAGGGCGAGGCGGCACGCGCCGAGATCCTCGCCGAGCACCCCGGCGCCCAGCTCGAGATCCGCCGGATCGACCTCGCCGACCTCGCGTCGGTGCAGGAGTTCGCCGAGCAGCTCGCCGCCGACGAGCAGCACCTGGACCTGCTGGTGAACAACGCCGGCGTGATGACCCCGCCGGCCCGGATCGGCACCAAGGACGGCTTCGAGCTGCAGTTCGGGTCGAACTACCTCGGCCCGTTCGCGCTCACGGTCCGGCTGCTGCCGCTGATCCTGGCCGCTCCGGCGCCGCGGATCGCCACCATGTCGAGCGGCGCGGCGTACCTGGGGAAGATCGACTTCGCCGACCTCCAGTGGCAGGCCCGGCGGTACCGCCGGACCGCATCGTACGCGCAGTCCAAGCTCGCCGACCTGATGCTCAGCAACCACCTCGCGAAGCTGTCGGCCGAGCGCGGATGGGGCCTGGTCAGCGTCGCGGCACATCCCGGCTACACCC
This genomic interval carries:
- a CDS encoding TetR/AcrR family transcriptional regulator, with protein sequence MNFQRARSAEQRAERRRAILATATAMLTEMPVADLSLNELSRRVGLAKSNVLNYFDSREAVLLELTSNELTAWVEELAAALGGVSPELPVVERAEQLITAVVGTLTKRPVLCDLISAQAAVLERNITTETALAFKRTAAASYERMIAAVAAVMPELGTDGAGQFIATGSLLAGAIWSHSHPVPAILAAYEADPSLEAIRMAFEPSLSAGLRTLLYGVLPRH
- a CDS encoding SDR family oxidoreductase, whose product is MYDVPDQTGKLAVVTGANSGTGKEAAKRLAAAGARVVMAVRTPAKGEAARAEILAEHPGAQLEIRRIDLADLASVQEFAEQLAADEQHLDLLVNNAGVMTPPARIGTKDGFELQFGSNYLGPFALTVRLLPLILAAPAPRIATMSSGAAYLGKIDFADLQWQARRYRRTASYAQSKLADLMLSNHLAKLSAERGWGLVSVAAHPGYTRTNLQTAGAALGRERPSALNRLMMSYNPLPKQDVQTGTEPLLFAAADPAAKSGEYYGPDGLFGLVGKTTLVRNPKTATDPATNARLWQVSETLTGVALPSMLRK